The Malus sylvestris chromosome 14, drMalSylv7.2, whole genome shotgun sequence genome segment TTCCAAGAAGACCGATTCCCAGTAGAAGAACTATTATAGTTGTTTCCCCATCTCTGTCTATTCCCATTATAATAAGGCCTTGAATTATTGAAAGACCCATAACCATTTCTGTTGTAGTTCTGAGAAGTATTAGACCCCTGAGAAGTATTATACCCATTTCTGTTTTGAAACCTGTTGTTCCCTTGATAGCCTTAAATATCACCAATTCGGGATCCTGCATTTGAACTCTCTCCTTGTGAATACCCGGAATTCTGATGACCACCTGTGACCTTATCTCCTTGAACATACATTGCAGCCATGCCACTTGCCAGCGTAGAGACCCTTGCTTCCATAGCAGATTCAACACCAATCAACTGCGCTCTAAAATCTTTCAGCGGAATAGAAGTCTCCCTTGCTAAAACTACAGCCTTGACAATATCAAACTCCGGTGGTAATCCAGATAAAGCAGTAATAACAACATCATTATCAGTAATCCTCTCCCCTGCAGACACAAGCTGATCCTGAATGGCTTTCAACCGAAGCAAATACTTGTCAATAGAATCACTGCCTTTTTGAATTGTATGAAACTcaattttgagttgattaatccTAGCCCTGGACACAGACGCATAGCGGTCTTGTAAATTTATCCAAGCTTCATGAGACGTTTTACACCCTATTACATATTCCATAGCATCatccgacaaagtagcaattaACAGACTCAATAGGGCCATATCTTTCTGAACCCAAGATTTATAAGCTGCTGTGATTTCTGTAGTCACTCCATTCTCAGTGTTAACCACAAACTTTGGTGGAGAAGGAGACTCACCAGTAAAGAATTCAAAGAAATCATACCCTCATAAAACCGACTGAAACTGATAATTCCACTTAACAAAATTGTCATCTTGCAACTTCACAGTCAACATACCAAGCAAACTTTCAATGCGTACTGATTTATCAGACATCTTTATCACAAAGTACTGACAAGAAATCAATCTCAATCACAAATATGTTTAACTCCAAACTTCAACAATGATCACCTCTTCAATATATTCTCACTACTTCTTGGCATCGGCCTTCtatatgtatatacttcaaACGCTGAAATTCCAGCAATTTCGCAAATGAACAACTGTAATCATATCACACCACAACTATAATTCGTCTATCTTCAACAAATCTTGGCATCAGCCTTAATCAAATCCAACACATAACCCATATatgaaaaaccaaagaaaacattCCAATTCACCATATATCTTCACTGAAGCAAAAACGCAAACACTTGATGTGCAAAGAATAAGGAAAGAAACCAACAACCTGATTGAATGACCCTCAACCCAAAATTCATCAGCAAGCGTTCAAGCACTTCACCAATCCTCCAAGAACTCCACCACAGCCTTCAACGATCGATCCCAAAGAATTTCTCAGCGGAAGAAaatacccagaaaaaaaaaaatcaaccttGGCTCGATACCATCTTAACCAAGAAGATCAGACttgcagaaagaaaaagaaagaaacaatacAGAGAATATAGAAGAAAACTTAGAAAGAATATGAAAGGTTTTGTATTGATAGAATGATATTTTCTTACAAACAATAAGCTGCAATCAGCTTTTTTATATCCCTATAGTAGCCTAACTACCTTGCTTACTGTGTAAGCTACACAGCACCATCCTAACTAACTTTCAACAGAAATATGAATGACATGGCAGATGATGTGGCAGATGATGTGGCATTCACTTGAGTCAATTATTATCAGTCAACAGAAGGGTACAGAAAGTGAAAGGGCAGATAATATGCCTCCGAGCCTCCTTGTGTTTTAGTGTCGTAGTCTCAAGTTTGCGTCTTGGGTTTGGTGTCTTCGTGTCTCTAGCACCCGCAACTTTTGAAGTTGAATCTCTTGCGTCAGGGTTTGGACTCTCGGTTATCAAATTTTTCACACCAAGGCTTCGTGATAACATATTGAGTGTCAAACTCATGAGTCCTTGGGTTGAGTCTCGAGTGCTAGGCCTTTGGTCCGGGGTCACGCGGTCGAAGTCATGGCTTGGAAGTAAGAAATAATTTTATACTAAAGTTATCATTACGAGAGGAGGAATTTAAAATCTTTCATTTGCAAGCAAATAAAAATACAACTAACCAATATTCTTGTTTACTTTGCatattttgtatattttatACTAAGGGGAGGGGGGAAGTTCGGCTAACTCACACAATGAGCAACCTCAATTGGTATTGAATTCGTCATCTACGAGATTTGAACATAAGATTTCTCACTTAAGTTAAAAAGAATACCGCCAGACTGCAGTACTGAGTGACCTGTTTACTTTGTATATTAAACATAAAGTCAGATCAAATTGCAAATATCCTACCCACCGTACGGGGCCTAAAACAATGCCATTACCAATAGTGTTTGAAGTAATTGAAGTGAACTGAGTAGCACGCACAaaaaattggagagatttttcagtgtgatcggtaTATATAATGGTATACCACGTGTTACTATACAAATGgtaagatatgtgtgttaaaaagttaataacttaaaaaataaaatttcccaccacttatataaaaacaagtgATGTACCATCTGTATTCCTGtcacaatgaaatttttttcgtgGAAAGGGTAATTATAAAACTGCCCTCTCTGTTTTAAGCACTTGTTTTCTATTAACTTCTCTCCCTCATTTCATTATGCTCTGCTTCTACCAAACATAAGCTTCCTTTTGCTTCTCTCCAAAAAACAGAGGAAGCACACAGCCATTGAAGAAGCTCAGAGATTCATAATATAGAGATGAGCCGGCTCGCACCGTTGTCGGAAGAGCCGAACATCAACGGAGAAGAAGACGCCGCGAACTGGTCAAGCAAAGGCATTCTGCGGAGCACTCAGCCGTGGCGGAACTGGATCAAGACCCACCTTTCTCCCCTCGTGCTCTTCCACAAGAGGTCCGACTTCAAAGTGCTTCTCAGTGTTCTTGGTTGCCCTCTCTTCCCTGTCTCTGCCCTCCCCAAACTACCCCTCAATGAGGTACCTATTTTCTCACCACTTTCCATAACTCTTCCATCCTTATTTAGTAAGGAAAAGTAATGATGGTTTGATCATTGATTCATTATGTGTTTGGATACTTTGGTACCTTGATATGCAGGTCATtccatttattaatttattacatTTTCTTATACAAACGATATTGGAGAAGGAAAATTCGAATACAGAATCTTGAATGCAGAAATAACAATTCTTAATTAACTAAGCTAAaagtcttgtttatttattaacATAAGTTTGTATTTGGCTTAAAAGTCGAGTTTGGACGACCTTTACCGATTACATTGCTGACCACTGGTCACACATACATAGTTGTGAAAGTGGTTAGCAAGATGACTAGTAACTGAGATACGTTGTTGACCGAACGATATTAGAAAGGATGAGATCAAATAAATGACCTCGGCTACGAATATAATTAACTGCTCGTAAATTCATAATTACTTAAGCAACAAACCtgtggtttttttcttttcgggtaaatttttttttggtttaaaagTTTTGTTGGATTTACTTTTGTTGAGGGAGAGTGAGTTCCCATGCATGTGAGAATATAATAATGACTGGCTTTAGGCTAAATTAAAATTGTTATTAAAGAAAAAGTAATTAGAATGTAATTTAGTATGAATTAAataggattttatttgttttcagaAAAAAGGTACCAAAATATTTACTCTAATTTCATGCAGGGAAAAGTCTTATTGTCcctctaatttaattttttttttcttatgattTTCCTAAGAAGGTTTCCTCAACTGCACAATACATAATACAACACTTCACAGCTGCCACCGGTTGCCGCAAGCTAGAAGGCAAAGTGAAGAACATTTTCTCAACTGGGAAAGTGACAATGGCAATGGTTGATGATCCCGGCCCCGGTGGTGGCTCAGCTGCCGGAACCACCACAGTTTCGGAAAAAGGGTGCTTTGTGATGTGGCAGATGGTTCCTAACAAGTGGCTGATTGAGCTAGTTCTGGGTGGTCACAAGGTGGCAGCTGGTAGCGATGGCATAGTCGCTTGGCGTCACACGCCGTGGCTAGGTGTCCACGCTGCCAAAGGCCGCATTCGTCCTCTCCGGCGAGCTCTTCAGGCAAGTCCTACTTAACTAAATATGTTTTAAATTAGAATAATTTAACTAAATCTCAGTTTTCACTGGGAAAATGTGTCAGACGGGACCAGGGACAAATAaatggacttggattctctgccctcccaattcggtgccctcccagtgcccttctgtttgtgtggtcacggttaagctacgttaatattttatattattatttttttttgtcttattatttttataaaaaacaatataaaatgttagcatggattaaccgtgaccacacaaaacaggagggcacggggaggaCACTGAAAtgagagggcagagaatccaattCCCAAATAAATATAGGTGTTGCTTGTTAGGTAATATAGCATGTTTTTTCTCGTACTTTTCCCCAAATAACAttaaaagttatttattttaatacatacatatatatatatatatatatatatatatatatatatattttttttttttttttgttgggggtGGGGGGATATGCCGGTTTTGAGTTTGTGACTGCAGAAATATTAGCTAGGGTAGAGATTTTCAGTGTGTCTGGAGTCACAAAATACGAGGTGGTACACCATATATCGTTATATAAATGGTAAAATAATTATGTTAAAAATTTAACAACTTAGAAAGTAAAACTTTCATTCACTTATATAATGATGCATGATGTGTCATCCTTGTTCTACGCACAATAAAAATTTCTTTAATTGAGAGAGGCGTCACCAAAATTTAAGAACTAATAAGTCATCCTGCACTCCAGGTGCACTCTTCCCCAGTTGAAAAAATATGTACACACGGATGAAGtgcaaaatgattttttttagagtGCATATAGCAGCTCCAAAAGAAATAAGCATGTAAAAccttcttttgtcaaaattgcTATCATTAAGCAAGAGTTGGCTTGTACATAATAGAATAATGTACTCTCGGAAGATTAAGAATCTAGA includes the following:
- the LOC126600055 gene encoding uncharacterized protein LOC126600055 isoform X2, translating into MSRLAPLSEEPNINGEEDAANWSSKGILRSTQPWRNWIKTHLSPLVLFHKRSDFKVLLSVLGCPLFPVSALPKLPLNEVSSTAQYIIQHFTAATGCRKLEGKVKNIFSTGKVTMAMVDDPGPGGGSAAGTTTVSEKGCFVMWQMVPNKWLIELVLGGHKVAAGSDGIVAWRHTPWLGVHAAKGRIRPLRRALQGLDPMAISAVFSLAQYMGEKQISGVDCFVLKLSADQTDLAERSDSTAEMIKHVIFGYFSQRNGLLVHLEDSYLTRIQSPGAYPTYWETTMSTKIEDYRTVEGVMIAHSGQTNVIITRFGDNLKTGSAITRLEETWTIDDVAFNVPGLSMDCFIPPKEVQKNYPKKNFDWRSPLH
- the LOC126600055 gene encoding uncharacterized protein LOC126600055 isoform X1, whose translation is MSRLAPLSEEPNINGEEDAANWSSKGILRSTQPWRNWIKTHLSPLVLFHKRSDFKVLLSVLGCPLFPVSALPKLPLNEKVSSTAQYIIQHFTAATGCRKLEGKVKNIFSTGKVTMAMVDDPGPGGGSAAGTTTVSEKGCFVMWQMVPNKWLIELVLGGHKVAAGSDGIVAWRHTPWLGVHAAKGRIRPLRRALQGLDPMAISAVFSLAQYMGEKQISGVDCFVLKLSADQTDLAERSDSTAEMIKHVIFGYFSQRNGLLVHLEDSYLTRIQSPGAYPTYWETTMSTKIEDYRTVEGVMIAHSGQTNVIITRFGDNLKTGSAITRLEETWTIDDVAFNVPGLSMDCFIPPKEVQKNYPKKNFDWRSPLH